A region from the Bactrocera dorsalis isolate Fly_Bdor chromosome 1, ASM2337382v1, whole genome shotgun sequence genome encodes:
- the LOC105229521 gene encoding structural maintenance of chromosomes protein 4 isoform X2 — protein MSSAKRKSVPGKHKQTTPEKRRRSAQLEPIASDTNSAREFETAAEHHGLDDANISDDEEGGTRIGDIYIPPPIPPHCSTEIVLGPFHHCFTAIIGPNGSGKSNVIDSMLFVFGYRANKIRCKKISTLLHNSARYPNMSMCSVAVHFRQILDKEGGDCEEIPDSDIIVERIAFRDNSSYYTINGRRVQFKEVAKLLKKHHVDLDHNRFLILQGEVESIAMMKPKGQTENECGMLEYMEDIVGTTRYKEPLVKINERVEQLTEERTEKHNRCKLAEREMKDLEQPYTEAIDYLRLENENTRIKNLRIQKYLSEKNKKLQEYKIEHEGINSELKSHIEGFEKIKTEREAKEKLVKEEMSQFDSLRKKKEDIEKQWECAHKNFTEVQQTMDMTNKRRKQHKSQMEKLKDEIVDLRKIPEKNEKEIDECQKKAVKLTENKAELEEELQKNYVSLEQITKPLIEKREQLETELVELKKNVDEAKAALALSESELKILKHDETTETRKYQTMKTSYDESNCSLREKIATIEEIKCQLPEIQSEIVEKTQYLQKLQFEEQQTREKLMTIKTEINEKSLSLQTSRSNNKVLDFLMRQKSEGKIQGVLGRLGDLGAIDTKFDVAISTACGRLDDIIVDTVNTAQECIENLKRYDIGRATFIALEKVKYLEKQSGRIQTPENAPRLYDLVRVEDERVLPAFYFALRNTLVANDLEQGSRIAYGARRYRVVTLNGDVIETSGTMSGGGRTQIRGKMGTKVQTKTKHSADSSMISQKALEDMQVKAEELQSQINYNQEEQGRLEREVQQLNLTKQNNESQIQKLGITIKSLKEQLPRIFKQLEAQKSRMERTTTDAAKVKNIEAAIVNKQKNLSNSEEEADKVAKKIAEVKKDIESIHGDKVKAVQTKINNLGNQIKKLNNNISKLKVEVTTSERNVIKMEKQIEQFNEDILKAQDELVAMSTKRQQYDDETAQLVKEIEEAQKAIENTKSESSEIQKEIVALQKREGEWSLKRVEIDQKLQTVAAKISDVKSQIPHWRDQLKPLRLHVIPGDQEPQSPLKTYTEEELATHTLQDIQYKESVQEELLKKKPNLSCIDEYIEKRNVYLERVKVLEDITSKRNEMRQLYDDLRKKRYNEFMLGFKIITRKLKEMYQMITQGGDAELELVDSMDPFTEGVSFSVRPPKKTWKNISNLSGGEKTLSSLALVFALHYYKPSPLYFMDEIDAALDFKNISIVAHYIKERTKNAQFIIISLRSNMFELSDYIVGIYKVKDCTDSVTIKNVPPPLPLTQTRTQAPTQMSDKNSLFDKLKEKVSDSQVMALKQVEDSENAPPSQNRETLFDSNLQERDTMFEPNYESTALSQMLQKDLGNDSGRATVCSKAQSSIDSFFKKPLPPSQKGNT, from the exons ATGTCGTCAGCCAAAAGGAAATCTGTACCAggaaaacataaacaaacaacacCAGAGAAGAGACGCAGGAGTGCTCAGTTGGAACCTATTGCATCAGACACGAATTCTGCACGAGAATTTGAGACGGCAGCGGAGCATCATGGATTGGATGATGCGAATATATCAGATGACGAGGAAGGTGGAACGCGAATTGGGGACATTTATATACCACCACCAATACCACCACATTGTTCTACTGAAA TAGTCCTAGGTCCATTTCATCAT TGTTTTACGGCCATCATTGGACCAAACGGCAGTGGGAAGAGTAACGTTATAGATTCTATGCTGTTTGTGTTTGGCTATCGAGCAAATAAAATTCGATGTAAGAAAATTTCTACTTTGCTACATAACTCGGCCAGATATCCAAACATGTCTATGTGCTCGGTTGCCGTACATTTCCGTCAAATATTAGATAAGGAAGGTGGAGATTGTGAGGAAATACCTGACAGTGATATTATAGTGGAACGTATCGCATTTCGAGATAATTCCTCTTATTATACCATCAATGGGCGACGAGTACAGTTTAAGGAAGTagcaaagttattaaaaaaacatcaTGTTGACTTAGATCACAACAGATTTCTAATATTGCAG GGAGAGGTTGAGTCAATTGCAATGATGAAGCCGAAGGGACAAACAGAAAATGAATGTGGTATGCTTGAGTACATGGAAGACATAGTTGGAACAACACGTTATAAAGAACCTCTTGTCAAAATAAATGAACGAGTTGAGCAACTTACTGAAGAGAGAACAGAAAAACACAATCGCTGCAAACTTGCTGAGCGTGAAATGAAGGATTTGGAACAGCCATATACTGAAGCAATTGATTACTTGCGACTCGAAAATGAAAATACGCGTATTAAAAATCTACgcatacaaaaatatcttagtgaaaaaaacaaaaaacttcagGAATACAAGATAGAACACGAAGGAATTAATTCTGAGTTAAAAAGTCATATCGAAGGatttgagaaaataaaaacagaaaggGAAGCAAAGGAGAAATTAGTTAAGGAAGAAATGtc acaaTTCGACTCCcttcgtaaaaaaaaagaagatataGAAAAGCAATGGGAATGTGCACATAAAAACTTTACCGAAGTTCAACAGACGATGGATATGACGAATAAAAGGCGTAAGCAGCATAAATCACAAATGGAAAAACTTAAAGACGAAATAGTTGATTTAAGAAAAATACCTGAAAAGAATGAGAAAGAGATAGACGAATGTCAGAAGAAGGCAGTAAAACTTACAGAAAATAAAGCGGAACTGGAGGAAGAGCTTCAAAAGAACTATGTTTCGCTGGAACAAATAACCAAACCTCTTATTGAAAAACGTGAACAGCTCGAAACCGAATTAGTCGAGCTAAAAAAGAATGTCGACGAGGCTAAAGCCGCTTTGGCATTATCTGAATCTGAACTAAAAATTCTTAAACACGATGAAACGACGGAAACTCGAAAATATCAAACTATGAAAACGTCATATGATGAATCGAATTGCAgtttaagagaaaaaattgcgaccattgaagaaattaaatgcCAGTTACCCGAAATACAAAGTGAAATCGTAGAAAAGAcgcaatatttgcaaaaattacagTTTGAAGAGCAACAAACGCGAGAAAAATTAATGACAATTAAGACTGAA ataAATGAAAAGTCTTTAAGCTTGCAAACATCGCGATCAAACAATAAGGTTTTGGACTTTTTGATGAGGCAAAAGAGTGAAGGCAAAATTCAAGGAGTTTTGGGAAGATTG GGTGATTTGGGAGCCATTGACACAAAATTTGACGTAGCGATTTCGACAGCTTGCGGACGGTTAGATGACATCATAGTCGATACGGTTAATACTGCACAAgaatgtatagaaaatttaaagcGTTATGATATTGGTCGAGCTACATTCATTGCactagaaaaagtaaaatatttagaaaaacaatCTGGACGAATACAAAC CCCAGAAAATGCTCCACGTCTTTACGATTTAGTTCGCGTGGAGGACGAACGGGTACTGCCGGCCTTTTATTTTGCCCTCCGCAATACGCTGGTAGCCAACGATCTGGAACAAGGTTCACGAATAGCTTATGGTGCACGAAGATACCGAGTAGTAACATTAAATGGAGACGTTATAGAAACGTCCGGCACAATGTCAGGTGGTGGTCGTACACAGATACGTGGAAAAATGGGAACAAAGGTGCAAACTAAAACCAAGCATTCAGCTGATTCGTCAATGATATCCCAGAAAGCTTTAGAAGATATGCAAGTTAAAGCCGAGGAATTACAATCCCAAATAAATTACAATCAGGAGGAGCAAGGTCGTTTAGAACGAGAGGTACAACAGCTCAATTTAACCAAACAAAACAATGAATCCCAAATACAAAAACTGGGCATCACCATTAAAAGTTTGAAAGAACAGTTGCCTCGCATTTTCAAACAATTGGAGGCACAAAAATCGCGTATGGAGCGAACTACTACCGATGCAgctaaagttaaaaatattgagGCCGCgattgtaaacaaacaaaagaatTTGAGTAATTCTGAGGAAGAGGCAGACAAAGTGGCTAAGAAAATTGCTGAAGTAAAGAAAGACATTGAGAGCATCCATGGTGATAAAGTTAAAGCTGTacaaacaaaaatcaacaaTTTGGGAAACCAAATTAAGAagctaaataataatatatctaAGTTAAAAGTTGAAGTAACTACTTCTGAACGCAATGTTatcaaaatggaaaaacaaattgaacaatttaatGAGGACATTTTAAAAGCGCAAGATGAGCTGGTTGCGATGAGTACGAAGAGACAACAATATGATGATGAAACTGCGCAGCTTGTAAAAGAAATCGAAGAGGCACAAAAAGCCATTGAAAATACTAAGAGTGAATCTTCggaaattcaaaaagaaattgtAGCTTTGCAAAAGCGcgaag GAGAGTGGTCACTCAAACGAGTGGAAATTGACCAAAAACTTCAAACTGTTGCTGCCAAAATATCTGACGTAAAATCTCAAATTCCGCACTGGCGAGATCAGCTTAAACCTTTACGTTTGCATGTTATTCCGGGGGACCAAGAACCACAATCACCTCTTAAAACGTACACAGAAGAAGAGCTTGCTACACATACTCTACAAGATATCCAATATAAAGAGAGTGTTCAAGAggaattacttaaaaaaaagccGAACCTCTCATGTATCGATGAATATATTGAAAAGCGAAACGTGTATTTGGAGCGCGTAAAAGTGCTAGAAGATATTACATCAAAACGTAATGAAATGCGGCAGCTTTACGATGATTTACGAAAGAAGAGATATAATGAATTTATGTTAGGTTTCAAAATTATTACGCGCAAGTTAAAGGAAATGTATCAAATGATTACCCAAGGTGGTGATGCTGAATTAGAACTTGTCGATTCAATGGATCCTTTTACCGAAGGTGTTAGTTTCAGCGTGCGGCCACCGAAAAAGACCTGGAAGAACATTTCAAACTTGTCTGGTGGTGAGAAAACATTATCATCTTTAGCATTGGTATTTGCATTACATTACTATAAACCGTCGCCTCTTTACTTTATGGATGAAATCGATGCAGCTCTTGATTTTAAGAATATTTCTATTGTTGCACATTACATAAAA gAGCGCACCAAAAACGCACAATTCATCATCATATCACTACGTTCCAATATGTTCGAGCTATCCGACTATATTGTGGGTATATATAAGGTAAAGGACTGTACAGATTCAGTTACCATCAAGAATGTGCCGCCACCATTGCCACTCACACAAACTCGAACACAAGCCCCAACACAAATGTCAGATAAAAATTCTCTGTTTGATAAACTTAAGGAGAAAGTAAGTGATTCGCAAGTAATGGCGTTAAAACAAGTAGAAGATTCAGAAAATGCGCCCCCTTCACAGAATCGTGAAACGTTATTTGACTCGAATCTGCAAGAACGGGACACCATGTTTGAACCCAATTACGAGAGTACTGCCCTATCACAAATGTTACAAAAGGACCTTGGTAACGATTCTGGTCGCGCAACAGTATGCTCTAAAGCCCAAAGCAGTATTGATTCGTTCTTTAAAAAACCACTACCGCCCTCACAAAAAGGGAA
- the LOC105229521 gene encoding structural maintenance of chromosomes protein 4 isoform X1: MSSAKRKSVPGKHKQTTPEKRRRSAQLEPIASDTNSAREFETAAEHHGLDDANISDDEEGGTRIGDIYIPPPIPPHCSTESKGPRLIIKKIENKNFKSYAGTVVLGPFHHCFTAIIGPNGSGKSNVIDSMLFVFGYRANKIRCKKISTLLHNSARYPNMSMCSVAVHFRQILDKEGGDCEEIPDSDIIVERIAFRDNSSYYTINGRRVQFKEVAKLLKKHHVDLDHNRFLILQGEVESIAMMKPKGQTENECGMLEYMEDIVGTTRYKEPLVKINERVEQLTEERTEKHNRCKLAEREMKDLEQPYTEAIDYLRLENENTRIKNLRIQKYLSEKNKKLQEYKIEHEGINSELKSHIEGFEKIKTEREAKEKLVKEEMSQFDSLRKKKEDIEKQWECAHKNFTEVQQTMDMTNKRRKQHKSQMEKLKDEIVDLRKIPEKNEKEIDECQKKAVKLTENKAELEEELQKNYVSLEQITKPLIEKREQLETELVELKKNVDEAKAALALSESELKILKHDETTETRKYQTMKTSYDESNCSLREKIATIEEIKCQLPEIQSEIVEKTQYLQKLQFEEQQTREKLMTIKTEINEKSLSLQTSRSNNKVLDFLMRQKSEGKIQGVLGRLGDLGAIDTKFDVAISTACGRLDDIIVDTVNTAQECIENLKRYDIGRATFIALEKVKYLEKQSGRIQTPENAPRLYDLVRVEDERVLPAFYFALRNTLVANDLEQGSRIAYGARRYRVVTLNGDVIETSGTMSGGGRTQIRGKMGTKVQTKTKHSADSSMISQKALEDMQVKAEELQSQINYNQEEQGRLEREVQQLNLTKQNNESQIQKLGITIKSLKEQLPRIFKQLEAQKSRMERTTTDAAKVKNIEAAIVNKQKNLSNSEEEADKVAKKIAEVKKDIESIHGDKVKAVQTKINNLGNQIKKLNNNISKLKVEVTTSERNVIKMEKQIEQFNEDILKAQDELVAMSTKRQQYDDETAQLVKEIEEAQKAIENTKSESSEIQKEIVALQKREGEWSLKRVEIDQKLQTVAAKISDVKSQIPHWRDQLKPLRLHVIPGDQEPQSPLKTYTEEELATHTLQDIQYKESVQEELLKKKPNLSCIDEYIEKRNVYLERVKVLEDITSKRNEMRQLYDDLRKKRYNEFMLGFKIITRKLKEMYQMITQGGDAELELVDSMDPFTEGVSFSVRPPKKTWKNISNLSGGEKTLSSLALVFALHYYKPSPLYFMDEIDAALDFKNISIVAHYIKERTKNAQFIIISLRSNMFELSDYIVGIYKVKDCTDSVTIKNVPPPLPLTQTRTQAPTQMSDKNSLFDKLKEKVSDSQVMALKQVEDSENAPPSQNRETLFDSNLQERDTMFEPNYESTALSQMLQKDLGNDSGRATVCSKAQSSIDSFFKKPLPPSQKGNT, translated from the exons ATGTCGTCAGCCAAAAGGAAATCTGTACCAggaaaacataaacaaacaacacCAGAGAAGAGACGCAGGAGTGCTCAGTTGGAACCTATTGCATCAGACACGAATTCTGCACGAGAATTTGAGACGGCAGCGGAGCATCATGGATTGGATGATGCGAATATATCAGATGACGAGGAAGGTGGAACGCGAATTGGGGACATTTATATACCACCACCAATACCACCACATTGTTCTACTGAAAGTAAGGGACCTCGtttgattattaaaaaaattgaaaataagaattttaaaagcTATGCTGGTACAGTAGTCCTAGGTCCATTTCATCAT TGTTTTACGGCCATCATTGGACCAAACGGCAGTGGGAAGAGTAACGTTATAGATTCTATGCTGTTTGTGTTTGGCTATCGAGCAAATAAAATTCGATGTAAGAAAATTTCTACTTTGCTACATAACTCGGCCAGATATCCAAACATGTCTATGTGCTCGGTTGCCGTACATTTCCGTCAAATATTAGATAAGGAAGGTGGAGATTGTGAGGAAATACCTGACAGTGATATTATAGTGGAACGTATCGCATTTCGAGATAATTCCTCTTATTATACCATCAATGGGCGACGAGTACAGTTTAAGGAAGTagcaaagttattaaaaaaacatcaTGTTGACTTAGATCACAACAGATTTCTAATATTGCAG GGAGAGGTTGAGTCAATTGCAATGATGAAGCCGAAGGGACAAACAGAAAATGAATGTGGTATGCTTGAGTACATGGAAGACATAGTTGGAACAACACGTTATAAAGAACCTCTTGTCAAAATAAATGAACGAGTTGAGCAACTTACTGAAGAGAGAACAGAAAAACACAATCGCTGCAAACTTGCTGAGCGTGAAATGAAGGATTTGGAACAGCCATATACTGAAGCAATTGATTACTTGCGACTCGAAAATGAAAATACGCGTATTAAAAATCTACgcatacaaaaatatcttagtgaaaaaaacaaaaaacttcagGAATACAAGATAGAACACGAAGGAATTAATTCTGAGTTAAAAAGTCATATCGAAGGatttgagaaaataaaaacagaaaggGAAGCAAAGGAGAAATTAGTTAAGGAAGAAATGtc acaaTTCGACTCCcttcgtaaaaaaaaagaagatataGAAAAGCAATGGGAATGTGCACATAAAAACTTTACCGAAGTTCAACAGACGATGGATATGACGAATAAAAGGCGTAAGCAGCATAAATCACAAATGGAAAAACTTAAAGACGAAATAGTTGATTTAAGAAAAATACCTGAAAAGAATGAGAAAGAGATAGACGAATGTCAGAAGAAGGCAGTAAAACTTACAGAAAATAAAGCGGAACTGGAGGAAGAGCTTCAAAAGAACTATGTTTCGCTGGAACAAATAACCAAACCTCTTATTGAAAAACGTGAACAGCTCGAAACCGAATTAGTCGAGCTAAAAAAGAATGTCGACGAGGCTAAAGCCGCTTTGGCATTATCTGAATCTGAACTAAAAATTCTTAAACACGATGAAACGACGGAAACTCGAAAATATCAAACTATGAAAACGTCATATGATGAATCGAATTGCAgtttaagagaaaaaattgcgaccattgaagaaattaaatgcCAGTTACCCGAAATACAAAGTGAAATCGTAGAAAAGAcgcaatatttgcaaaaattacagTTTGAAGAGCAACAAACGCGAGAAAAATTAATGACAATTAAGACTGAA ataAATGAAAAGTCTTTAAGCTTGCAAACATCGCGATCAAACAATAAGGTTTTGGACTTTTTGATGAGGCAAAAGAGTGAAGGCAAAATTCAAGGAGTTTTGGGAAGATTG GGTGATTTGGGAGCCATTGACACAAAATTTGACGTAGCGATTTCGACAGCTTGCGGACGGTTAGATGACATCATAGTCGATACGGTTAATACTGCACAAgaatgtatagaaaatttaaagcGTTATGATATTGGTCGAGCTACATTCATTGCactagaaaaagtaaaatatttagaaaaacaatCTGGACGAATACAAAC CCCAGAAAATGCTCCACGTCTTTACGATTTAGTTCGCGTGGAGGACGAACGGGTACTGCCGGCCTTTTATTTTGCCCTCCGCAATACGCTGGTAGCCAACGATCTGGAACAAGGTTCACGAATAGCTTATGGTGCACGAAGATACCGAGTAGTAACATTAAATGGAGACGTTATAGAAACGTCCGGCACAATGTCAGGTGGTGGTCGTACACAGATACGTGGAAAAATGGGAACAAAGGTGCAAACTAAAACCAAGCATTCAGCTGATTCGTCAATGATATCCCAGAAAGCTTTAGAAGATATGCAAGTTAAAGCCGAGGAATTACAATCCCAAATAAATTACAATCAGGAGGAGCAAGGTCGTTTAGAACGAGAGGTACAACAGCTCAATTTAACCAAACAAAACAATGAATCCCAAATACAAAAACTGGGCATCACCATTAAAAGTTTGAAAGAACAGTTGCCTCGCATTTTCAAACAATTGGAGGCACAAAAATCGCGTATGGAGCGAACTACTACCGATGCAgctaaagttaaaaatattgagGCCGCgattgtaaacaaacaaaagaatTTGAGTAATTCTGAGGAAGAGGCAGACAAAGTGGCTAAGAAAATTGCTGAAGTAAAGAAAGACATTGAGAGCATCCATGGTGATAAAGTTAAAGCTGTacaaacaaaaatcaacaaTTTGGGAAACCAAATTAAGAagctaaataataatatatctaAGTTAAAAGTTGAAGTAACTACTTCTGAACGCAATGTTatcaaaatggaaaaacaaattgaacaatttaatGAGGACATTTTAAAAGCGCAAGATGAGCTGGTTGCGATGAGTACGAAGAGACAACAATATGATGATGAAACTGCGCAGCTTGTAAAAGAAATCGAAGAGGCACAAAAAGCCATTGAAAATACTAAGAGTGAATCTTCggaaattcaaaaagaaattgtAGCTTTGCAAAAGCGcgaag GAGAGTGGTCACTCAAACGAGTGGAAATTGACCAAAAACTTCAAACTGTTGCTGCCAAAATATCTGACGTAAAATCTCAAATTCCGCACTGGCGAGATCAGCTTAAACCTTTACGTTTGCATGTTATTCCGGGGGACCAAGAACCACAATCACCTCTTAAAACGTACACAGAAGAAGAGCTTGCTACACATACTCTACAAGATATCCAATATAAAGAGAGTGTTCAAGAggaattacttaaaaaaaagccGAACCTCTCATGTATCGATGAATATATTGAAAAGCGAAACGTGTATTTGGAGCGCGTAAAAGTGCTAGAAGATATTACATCAAAACGTAATGAAATGCGGCAGCTTTACGATGATTTACGAAAGAAGAGATATAATGAATTTATGTTAGGTTTCAAAATTATTACGCGCAAGTTAAAGGAAATGTATCAAATGATTACCCAAGGTGGTGATGCTGAATTAGAACTTGTCGATTCAATGGATCCTTTTACCGAAGGTGTTAGTTTCAGCGTGCGGCCACCGAAAAAGACCTGGAAGAACATTTCAAACTTGTCTGGTGGTGAGAAAACATTATCATCTTTAGCATTGGTATTTGCATTACATTACTATAAACCGTCGCCTCTTTACTTTATGGATGAAATCGATGCAGCTCTTGATTTTAAGAATATTTCTATTGTTGCACATTACATAAAA gAGCGCACCAAAAACGCACAATTCATCATCATATCACTACGTTCCAATATGTTCGAGCTATCCGACTATATTGTGGGTATATATAAGGTAAAGGACTGTACAGATTCAGTTACCATCAAGAATGTGCCGCCACCATTGCCACTCACACAAACTCGAACACAAGCCCCAACACAAATGTCAGATAAAAATTCTCTGTTTGATAAACTTAAGGAGAAAGTAAGTGATTCGCAAGTAATGGCGTTAAAACAAGTAGAAGATTCAGAAAATGCGCCCCCTTCACAGAATCGTGAAACGTTATTTGACTCGAATCTGCAAGAACGGGACACCATGTTTGAACCCAATTACGAGAGTACTGCCCTATCACAAATGTTACAAAAGGACCTTGGTAACGATTCTGGTCGCGCAACAGTATGCTCTAAAGCCCAAAGCAGTATTGATTCGTTCTTTAAAAAACCACTACCGCCCTCACAAAAAGGGAA